Proteins co-encoded in one Scatophagus argus isolate fScaArg1 chromosome 11, fScaArg1.pri, whole genome shotgun sequence genomic window:
- the LOC124067394 gene encoding vang-like protein 1: MDTESTHSGYSYHSSRSGRSNRHGDRSRERHKASSSKDSSRSERSVVINPPDTPSQDSPVHNGEPLPGEPSPAADHGDEAQDDNWGETTTAVTGTSELSISQEEVVGLGKGIQDRTQGFRRYLPLALGICVGLLVLATPLVFLLLPAVMWPDRLQACGAACEGLFLSISFKLLILLVAIWALFLRPGRASLPRVCVYRAFLTTLTLLLTMSYWLFYGVRILDAQDEDYHGIVQFAVSLVDSQLFVHYLAVVLLELRHIQPCYSVSVIRSTDGETRYYNIGQLSIQRAALSILEYYYRDFPIHNPSLLSASKHRAAKHLAGLKVYNVDAPGSTAGAQPGNGNQSRAMVTAAAKRKDAAHSELYYEEADYERRVRKRRARLVVAVEEAFTHVRRMKKEDERATPSDIMDVREAALAIFPSMARALQKYLRTTRRQHCHSMESIQKHLAFCLINNMSPKAFLEAYLAPGPTLQYGPERWMADQWILVSEASVTGGIKEGTEFLLKCLDFSLAVTVKRIPYIRLTEEYVDPKSHKFLLLLQSETSV; this comes from the exons ATGGACACTGAGTCGACCCACTCAGGCTACTCCTATCACTCAAGCCGCTCGGGGAGATCAAACCGACATGG GGACCGAAGCCGTGAGCGGCAcaaggccagcagcagcaaagacagCAGCCGCTCTGAGAGGTCCGTCGTCATCAACCCCCCTGACACCCCCTCGCAGGACTCCCCTGTTCACAATGGAGAGCCTCTGCCTGGAGAACCCTCACCAGCAGCAGATCATGGAGACGAGGCCCAG GATGATAACTGGGGGGAGACCACCACCGCAGTGACAGGAACCTCAGAGCTGAGTATTTCCCAGGAAGAAGTGGTCGGACTGGGTAAAGGCATACAGGACCGCACCCAAGGCTTCCGCCGCTACCTTCCCCTAGCTTTGGGTATATGTGTGGGGTTGCTGGTGTTGGCCACGCCCTTGGTGTTCCTGCTTCTTCCAGCTGTCATGTGGCCCGACAGACTGCAGGCTTGTGGCGCTGCCTGCGAGGGTCTGTTCCTTTCTATCTCGTTCAAGCTCCTCATCCTTCTGGTGGCCATTTGGGCCTTGTTTCTTCGACCAGGCCGCGCCAGCCTgcccagagtgtgtgtgtatcgtGCCTTCCTCACCACTCTTACACTCCTGCTCACCATGTCATATTGGCTTTTCTATGGGGTTCGGATACTTGATGCTCAG GACGAGGACTACCATGGTATCGTCCAGTTTGCTGTGTCCCTCGTGGACTCCCAGCTGTTTGTCCACTACCTGGCCGTTGTGCTGCTGGAGCTTCGTCACATCCAGCCCTGCTACAGCGTGTCTGTCATTCGCTCCACTGACGGAGAGACGCGTTACTACAACATTGGACAGCTAAG CATTCAGAGGGCTGCTCTGTCCATTTTGGAGTATTACTACAGAGATTTTCCAATCCATAACCCATCACTTCTCTCTGCCTCAAAGCACCGGGCTGCCAAACACCTGGCTGGGTTAAAGGTCTACAACGTGGACG CCCCGGGGAGCACAGCAGGAGCACAGCCTGGAAATGGCAATCAGTCACGGGCCATGGTTACAGCTGCAGCCAAACGCAAAGACGCTGCCCACAGTGAGCTGTACTACGAAGAGGCCGACTACGAGAGGAGAGTCCGTAAACGCAGAGCCAG GCTGGTGGTGGCCGTGGAGGAGGCCTTCACACACGTCCGACGGATGAAAAAAGAGGATGAGCGCGCAACACCGTCTGACATTATGGATGTGCGTGAAGCAGCTCTGGCCATATTTCCCTCCATGGCCCGTGCCCTGCAGAAGTACCTCCGCACCACCAGGAGGCAGCACTGCCACAGCATGGAGAGCATCCAAAAGCACCTTGCTTTCTGCCTCATCAATAACATGAGCCCAAAG GCCTTCCTCGAAGCCTACCTGGCCCCAGGTCCCACCCTGCAGTACGGCCCTGAGCGCTGGATGGCTGACCAGTGGATACTGGTCAGTGAGGCTTCAGTCACTGGTGGCATAAAGGAGGGGACAGAGTTCCTACTGAAGTGTCTTGACTTCAGCCTAGCTGTGACCGTCAAGAGAATCCCTTACATCCGACTGACTGAGGAGTACGTTGACCCCAAGTCTCACAAGTTTCTACTGCTGCTCCAATCAGAAACCTCAGTTTAA